Genomic DNA from Flavobacterium sp. N502540:
CGAAACCATACTCGATTTGTAATTTGGAAGAATCTCTTTGGCTTTTTCCTTCAACACGGAGGGCAGAACAAAAGGTTTGTTCTGAGGATCAACGATTCGCCATTCTTTGCGGGTGATGTCTTTTATTTCATCATGGAAACAAAAAATACAACCCGTAATACTGATAATAAAAACAATAAGCCCGGAAATTAATCCGAGCCATTTGTGTAGAAATCGTATTTGTGTTTTGAATCCCATTTTATCGTAAAACGCAAAATTATACGCAAAATCAATGGGGAGCAAGTAATTTTATTTATTTTTTAGAAACGGCTTCGTTTTTAGGTTTTAATGAATAGGCGACATAAAGAGTTATGGAAGCCAGGAATATCCAAAAAACATCTACAAAGAAGACTTGAATTCTGTTTTGCATAAAAGAGGTCCAAAACCAATTTCCGGAGACAATTCCGTTTGTAATTGGGATTAGAAAACCTAATACACTTCCTGAAATTAAGCAGCATTTGTTGGTAAATGCATCATTCTTTTTAAGGATGAAAAAGACTGTAAGAATAAGCCATCCTATAAAGTAAACCATGTATAACTGATCCTGAGTGAGAGGGTAGCATATTTTGGCAGCAATAAAAGCAAAGGCCGTAATCGGGTACATGCTCAGGCATATGGCCAGATAAATTCGAACGACTCCGGCATTAAAGCGTCTTTTCTTTTCGGGTAAGTTGTTTTTTTGTCTGGCGACTAACCAAATCATAACTCCCGAAATGATGACAAAACAGGTAATTATACCTAAAACGAAACTTACAATTTTGAGAGCATAACCTCCATAATCACCAAAATGTATGCGATACAGAACGTTTTTTACCATGTCGAGATAGTTGTTTTGAGTAATCGGATTTTTTCGGGCAATTTCTTTTCCGTCCGCAATTCGATACACAATCTTTCCAATTCCGGTGAATTTTTTATGACTTAACATTTGGCCTTCTACCAGAACATGCATGTTGGCATCTCCGTAATTCTGAATGAAAACACGGGTAATTTCAAAATCTTTCCAGCTGCTTTTTGTTTTCGCAACAAGCTGATCGATATTAAA
This window encodes:
- a CDS encoding PepSY-associated TM helix domain-containing protein codes for the protein MNNRNYNIYFHTHTVSGIVISVVLFVIFFAGSFSFFRDEIINWERNESTALTKEIQLDYTSALQKLDKEYVLHGRNITISKPSTERRVAVYMEGTKDTLAPKKQQEGSFFYLDTKTFKTFTYEDSYSLGEFLYRLHFLAQIPYPVGYYLSGFTALFFLFAIVTGLLLHWKKIISNFYIFRPKEKLKTLWTDAHTALGMIGLPFQFVYAVTGTFFMIKLLIVAPAVMALYKGDQDKLYKELEYKDPEYKFDNKKLAAPFNIDQLVAKTKSSWKDFEITRVFIQNYGDANMHVLVEGQMLSHKKFTGIGKIVYRIADGKEIARKNPITQNNYLDMVKNVLYRIHFGDYGGYALKIVSFVLGIITCFVIISGVMIWLVARQKNNLPEKKRRFNAGVVRIYLAICLSMYPITAFAFIAAKICYPLTQDQLYMVYFIGWLILTVFFILKKNDAFTNKCCLISGSVLGFLIPITNGIVSGNWFWTSFMQNRIQVFFVDVFWIFLASITLYVAYSLKPKNEAVSKK